atccgtaaataactgatttttttcattggttgttgcgttaaatcttacccagatacagtaggggtattttctgattggcttttatgtagcccctttcgttttttgattggctggtaagaggcaggctcgactgaagactccagaggcagcaggagatgcacttgatgaatcctgccgattccatagcgagagcggcgcttctgcagatgaatttaataatgatcaatggaattttactggggcactggagacttttactggggcacgtgccccagtaaaaaggggctgacgacgcctctggtatcgtttattacatttatttattacagcattacatgagtcagcttattcgtcttctgagtacaataaaaacaataaaagagttcagaagttagagttaaaattccattagaagtaaataagtccgtctgaagtattaacatgcagttgcaggttttagcctgtacgtggtagtagcctataagacgaggtataattcacttcatcagttggaatgagacagatagaaaaaactatatatatatatatatatgtatatataatatagggaggtgaggagatagatactactacaactgatactattggtaaccaactggtaggtattggtacccaacagaccaagccctttaggaagacttccatcctgctcctgtcacattacataaatagttggtgtatagcctatataaatgcagaaaatattgcagccaaaattgcccccaaaatattcacaacatttaccatttaaccatcccttttcacattaaactggcctctactcttgatacatttgtaactcacctacaaactcactcatagcctttaatttagtgaaacgttttggtcacctttttcctatttctttttcacagtgtctacacgtcaggtcatggtgaggaatatattaatcatatatttatattagttagttagtatgttattactatattgttattaagtgaacatcagtccatgtgttacaaacaaacagcagaaatcaaatgccgggaggagggagaagcctgtctgggcaggctctatacactgcggtcccggtccaaccagcacctgccgacaatctcctgattaggagtgagagaaactgattcgcgaaagaagagctctggtctcgactgatgttgtctgtgtgtttgccctagcatatgattgggtgaaaacggctcaaatctattggctgagaaaattgaggggaggagcgcattagcatattaacagcacgcgtgctgttaatatgctaatatgcgttctgagcgcgcgcgcagaaatgccggaacgcgttcttggtgcgcgcgctgaaatgccagaacgcgttctgggcgcgcgcgctgaaacgtatggcaagccgagtgtgccacaattcgacttcaattaaacgcgttctgaaacgccagcacgcgtgcccagaacgcgttccggcgtttcagcgcgcgcgcccagcgtttcagcgcgcgcgcccagaacgcgttctggcatttcagcgcgcgcgccaagaacgcgttccggcatttctgcgcgcgcgctcagaacgcatattagcatattaacagcacgcgtgctgttaatatgctaatgcactcctcccctcaattttctcagccaatagatttgagccgttttcacccaatcatatgctagggcaaacacacagacaacatcagtcgagaccagagctcttctttcgcgaatcagtttctctcactcctaatcaggagattgtcggcaggtgctggttggaccgggaccgcagtgtatagagcctgcccagacaggcttctccctcctcccggcatttgatttctgctgtttgtttgtaacacatggactgatgttcacttaataacaatatagtatTAACATACAaactaactaatataaatatatgattaatatattcctcaccatgacctgacgtgtagacactgtgaaaaagaaataggaaaaaggtgaccaaaacgtttcactaaattaaaggctatgagtgagtttgtaggtgagttacaaatgtatcaagagtagaggccagtttaatgtgaaaagggatggttaaatggtaaatgttgtgaatattttgggggcaattttggctgcaatattttctgcatttatataggctatacaccaactatttatgtaatgtgacaggagcaggatggaagtcttcctaaagggcttggtctgttgggtaccaatacctaccagttggttaccaatagtatcagttgtagtagtatctatctcctcacctccctatattacatatatatatatatatatatatatatatatatagttttttctatctgtctcattccaactgatgaagtgaattatacctcgtcttataggctactaccacgtacaggctaaaacctgcaactgcatgttaatacttcagacggacttatttacttctaatggaattttaactctaacttctgaactcttttattgtttttattgtactcagaagacgaataagctgactcatgtaatgctgtaataaataaatgtaataaacgattcgctataaataaaagtattttttaattatgttatcatagttgccacggcacttaccatacacaatgttcggtcaagtagcttagatagtgtatagtcaaagtgtatgtacttgtagtgttcaccacctccacattaaccacctaatttgaaacatcttaacatctttcgactttaagaacgacacaacagaaaagattcgcgaaagaagagctctggtctcgactgatgttgtctgtgtgtttgccctagcatatgattaggtgaaaacggctcaaatctattggctgagaaaattgaggggaggagtgcattagcatattaacagcacgcgcgctgttaatatgctaatatgcgttctgagcgcgcgcgcagaaatgccagaacgcgttcttggcgcgcgcgctgaaatgccagaacgcgctgaaacgccggaacgcgttctgggcacgcgtgctggcgtttcagaacgcgtttaattgaagtcgaattgtggcacactcggcttgccataaacatggacataatacacgcgtgtattatgtcgtcatacgtcaacgccggtaaaattgtcaaattatatagtgagtatttaaaaggtctaccgttaaaattgactgaaaacacaagcattttaatgtacatcccgattatatattaaatatatattaaatatattatatacaaatgtatatatatacacaccattttcgcgccacatcttacgtctctttgttgtgttagtgttgagtgtcagagcgaaagttaagctagtatgaactcccttataatgattgacggctctgatgtatcggatattgataaaacacaaaaaaataaatggagatgggcatggctgacggaaacggggaacgatggcaagccttttttagagagtaaaatatgagacaagctttgcaaaaaaaaaatcttagagtccatttgaaaagacaacaaaaaaattgcaatagatgcaaaagaacagctgtttaaaatcctcctcctgtaaaacagtattggtcgagcatttaaacgtgatggctgcatttggtgctgacgtcttatacatttgtatttcttaagcaggtgtcaagtaacctaacctggaacatgtttcacacactgcacgtgacttgggtgtagcgcgaataaaatttcagtcagaagattttttttcactttaatccctgAATATATTAGTTTGGTTCAACAACTGAAATGTTGAGAAAATCATTTGGATCAAGGAAAAGATTTAAGGTTGGGTCAAGAGCAGCATTATTGTTTACATCAACAGAAAATAATCAGGTCATAACAAGTGACTCAATTTAGATTCTGTGAAGTCAAATATATTAGATGTGATATCTggacataattttttttttgatttgagcacggttatacttttttcagtgatatgtcggcctaggcttaatcaattgtgttttaatatctttagcatattattgcaatctattcttttcgtaggctactctgcggttggccttgatggggagatattttaaccctttttaaccccattttccagcgacattcctgcgtctccccctgcgtcattgcccgtttcagcaccatgtcagtggacaggtacaatcctacgatcgtcgtgagtgcagcgaatgcgcgttcacgttaagaggagtttcgggaaacgctccaaagaaattatcgatggttcgaaagatccatctttcgaaccatcttacgagcgaagatcgaTCGATATCGGCCctggccccgtttcccgaaagcatcgttagcctaagtggatcgcagagtgggtcgtacgagcatcgtacagttttcacaccgtttcccgaaagcatcgttggtaacgaacgtcttgaaaacgctcgtagctaacgagtgctccagggtactcataggacgctaagagcatcgttagccttagagtgaactcattattgcatgcgggtgtcttcattcataaaaaaatgaaaacattcgggagtatgcaataatacaaattattctaaagaggtcagagactccgtgcacagccccgccttccccagcGAACCAAGAAAtcccgcgccgtgacgaacgggggatttgaccccctcggtattacacaggaaacttgagataagaaggtgaaatcgccgggcgtgccaataAGCTGCGACTgaaccggctcggcagtgtagaaagactatagccagggttcgagttaggtgggaggcagtgggagctgagctcccataaagagaggtctggctcccatgaaagcagtaaACTCAAATATCATTTGAAGATACAGCcgcataatattgtaattatacaaataaagctattttcccttccacatgcagagttatattgacgttaagtgggataatagaacgccggtcattatcgggaaaataagcccagacagggcgaaccggacaccgactcgaaacggaggtgcttcgataatttattatttattttcgataataagcggctacttgccaaacgaaaaaataacttcgaaaggtgtttttttttttttttttacaatttatttgttaccaactTACCATACGTAGGCCTActatagtgttgatcagcagagaaatagttagccaaagacgttgacgtcgcttagcaaccgaagaagctggcgttgttgtgaagggcccatgcaagtgaacggagcgttccacggcattgagaagagccgtgtcataatAGAGGGTTTTCATCGACGTCACGTCTTGGGCAGTAACCCGGATGCGCGGCCATGTTGGAGGCACTCGATGTAAACACTGCGCTGTAATGCATGTAAACTCTGCGCTGGATAAACGAAAACGCTGCGATGGATAAAGGTCAtaaggtgaccagacgtccccgatttccggggacagtccccgttttcggtgatctgtccccggtcaaagctgtccccggaaatgtccccgattttgacagtgaatgggggaaaaatgcgcgcagactcaaacaccagttATTACGGTAGTAATTTAACGCAGCACCAGAGAAGACGTCGTATGACGTACAGACGTTATCAGGACGTACGACCAGACGCAGCAGCGTCAACCTCAACAATCTAGAGgcggcaaaaaggaaaaagagaagatcagcggtctcataaatggtatgttgtgtatgaacttatttattttgtgtgaattggcagtagacttggctgtgtgtgtgtgtgtgtgtgtgtgtgtgtgtgtgtgtgtgtgtgtgtgtgtgtgtgtgtgtgtgtgtgtgtgtgtgtgtgtgtgtgtgtgtgtgtgtgtgtgtgtgtgtgaagtggtgacgttaaaataagtatgattgtttatctgaactgaagacctaacgtaacgttataaaagtcagtgaacgttaaaatcatgacaatgttttcatatcggtcattagtgaagctgtaatgttaacgttagcatgagattaccagttgatgacattgtatgtggctctgttttggaagagggggaggtggaagactgctttggtagcatatgattttcctgtaggcatagggacctgagactgttaaaataataataatgatgacattatttattaataataaattaattaataatcagtcaatggttgatagttgtgtgtgttaggctgctgttttttttgtcgggctgtgtgggtaaccaatgactgtagtagttataaatgcagaccatttgattagctgatgccctgagtcactgttttatgtcaatgtttttagtaaaggtataataaataaataagtaatcaacagagtgaaggagagaagatgaaaagagcaggagaatagtatggaaaggcagaaatatagaagtaaacaacagagggaagctaaggagagaagaaagaagggtgaagaaaagaaaagcattgaaggagaagagaacagacgagagtattacatctttttatatgttttgacttggtaattattactaattacatcttgatgatatttactagctactggtctggcagctgtctttgcacatgacacttaactttggaagagagatttttttctcatgtattattctatatttgtgtttttgacactgctgtgcactactgatacatgatatttgtgggtgctgatattttgatttattaaccttttgcaggggcgccaccagggatgttgggccccattaaaagatatcacactgggtcccaccatcacacacacacaggcaacgccaaccatgtgcagtttctgtaaccacacctctacctgtgaaggcttcaattatcttattgtccgatactaactttacaatatgacattgagttgtgataatataacactgtgaagacatgaaggaaacattctgcatactgatagtgtttgtttaattataaatttgattttccattaaaatccattaatgatgtttttttattaacataactaatgttctaatattttttcagggcccctgtcagtcactggcccacagaattttcctaacttttcgcccactaagctggttaaaataaatgaaaaagtacttgtccccattttttatttcttaatgataatatgtaaggacttttcaccgccgcattgaaaatgtccccgattttcagttcagaaatctggtcaccttatCATAAACCCAAGAAAAGCTCGTCAAAAGGCGTTATAGATGCAAAGGCATACAGGGAAGGACTTGGACCGTGCGAAAAAGCACGATATTTGAGGAAGTTAGATTTGATTGGTGGTGCAGATCCCTACGAGTTGGCTCCCTCGTCTTGGATCAATGACGACCCGGAGAGTCTTCCGTCTGTTTGTTATCCTGACATCGTCAACTACCTGGTTTTCTCGCCAAGCCCATACACAGCGGAAGACCTTAAAGCGTACAAAAGTTTGGAGGCCTATAACCAGatggtgtgtggatgggtgaggGAGATTCAAACCAAGTCATCGACGACAGATGTGTTGCGAAGGCCAAAGTAAGTAATGCAATAATGTCTTTAATCAACCTAACCATAACTGTATGATATCATTGCAATACCCAAGGTGTAGCCAGGTGATTCTCAACCGTTTTTCATTTCAAGGACCCCCAGTTTGATATGCAGTCCACAGACCACAGTCTAGATTGCTATGTACACTGTACActatcaactttatttatagtgCATTTATCACTATCAGAGTTTATAACCTCTGGGGGCCTGTGTGGCCACATTGTGAACAAGTGATGCAGATAAGCCTAActgttattcatttttttaaagtgaAACGGGGAGAAAGTATTTTGTTATTCTTACTTATTTGGTTGTCATGTCTTTTATTCAGGTTCTCCATTCTCAATCAATCCGAGAAACACCCCTGGAACCCTGGATAATCGCTGAGAAGTCTGGTCGGATACTTGGAGCCCACTGCACGTGTATGGCTGGCCTCGGAGAGACGTGCACACATGTTGCTGCATTATTGTTTCTCATAAAATAAACAGTGAAGTTGAGGGACTCAAAGACAGTGACGCAAGAGAAGGCGTATTGGCTGTTACCTACTGCACTGTCTAAGGTGGAATACAGGGAATGCCGGAAGATTGACTTCACTGTAACCAAGAGGTCTCAAGTAAAAGAGCTGGCAGGATGAAATGTGCTGCTCTTGGACAGCCACTTGAGGACCCAAGTGATACTTCCACTTCTTCTACTGTTACAGTTGGGAAACCGCAACAGCCAACCAGTGATGAACTGTCATCATTATTCAGTGCTCTTAGCGCGACTGGATCATTTTACGTGTGTTGACAATTTACCTCTTGTGTTGACGGAATTGCGAAAAGACGAAGCAGTTCACATGGACTATAGTGAGCTATTGTCCACATGCAAAGATGTTGAAATTTCTGTTTCAGAGGAGCAAGCAAAGGCAGTTGAGGCCGCTACAAGGGATCAAGCTTCCTCTAAACTGTGGTTTAGATTTCGCGCTGGTCGAATCACAGCATCTAAAATGAAAACTGCATGTTGCACTGATCCAAAACAGCCAGCTCAGAGCTTAATCAAAAGTGTATGCTATCCTGAGTCATACAGATTCACATCAAAAGCCACTACCTGGGGATGTAATCATGAGAAATTTGCACGTGATATGTTTATAGATGTACATAAGGAATCTCATGAAAATGTTAAAGTACACGACACAGGTTTTTTCATAAATCCAAGTGTGCCATTCTTGGGTGCTTCTCCCGATGGCCTTGTTTCTTGTGATTGTTGTGGTGTCAGTGTAATTGAAGTGAAATGTCCATTCTGTGTGAAAAGTGACATGTTGGACAGTGTATCCTATTTGGAGAAGGACAGTGAAGGGAAACTGACACTTAACCGAAACCACCAGTATTTCTACCAGGTGCAAACTCAACTTGGGGTGTGCAAACTGGAATCTGCCTATTTAGTTGTTTGGACAGAAAAGGATTTGCATGTTGAGtgcattttatttgatgaagagTTTTGGGACACAATATGCCAGAAAAGCAAGAATATTTTTGACACAGCCATTATGCCAGAGTTAGTTGGCAAGTTTTACACAAGGCTTTCATCTACCATGGCCAATGTGTCCTCGCAACCTGGAGTATCTACCTCGGCTGAATCACATGGCTCTGATTGTGCTGCAAGTGCCAGTGGCCAAGAAGAAACCTGGTGTTTCTGTGGCCAGGTTGAGTTTGGAAAGATGATTTTGTGTGACAATGCAAAATGTCATATTAAGTGGTTTCACTACTCGTGCATTAATGTCAAGGTTGCACCAAAGGGAAAATGGTATTGCCCAAAGTGCCAAAAGCTACCTAAGTTTGAgccaaaaaagggaaagaaacctttgaagtaaaaaaacaaaactgtattttttagTGGACTGTTGTGAAGTTACGCACTTCAGGCACTTTGTTTTAATGTCggttaaaacaatatttaatttatttagaaaCGTGTATCTTTTTTGAAACtgttctttaaatatttttagCATTTGATTTCAAGTTGGTGAGATTTTGCAATGCTATACTGACAAAAAAAGTTGTAAAACTCAAATTACATACAAAATTATGTTCGCACtatagtatactgtatatactataATTTATAGTACTGTATAGTTTATAAGCTATCTGTTCTGATAACTGTGTGGTTTTCCTTTAATAAATCTGTGTTCTGATGATAGTGTTATGTGTTCTCTTCCAcaacaatacattaacaaaaacTGTAAATTAACAACCATTTATAAATAATTTTAGGCTATATAGTCTTTTTATTGACAAAGTGCATCTAAAAATATTCTTCAGTCAAAATCAACAATGGATGGGCAAAGGTTCACCAGAGCACAACAGACAAGTCCAATCTTATCAATGGTACAATAACCATCACTATCTTTGCACATCAAGAAATCAATTGGTAATATCCCCCCCAAGATGGTATATTTCTGGCGCACGCTACCAATTACACGCTCAACATGAATCCTGACATGGGCAATTTTTCTTGTGGTTTCTAAGTCAACAGGAGCCaactgtataaataaataataaataaataaaataaattgaattgaattgaattgaattgaactgtGACTTTCCACGAGTGAAGGCTGGAATTTTTACATGAGCCATTATACAACCCAAAGTGGCTTGAATATTAAAGCCACGGTCAGCAAGGACAAGATCACCAGGAACTATGTTGTCCAAAAAGCCACAGTTTTCAGTTAGGTATTTGTCACTGACTCTTCCTCCCCATGCATTTGAAATGTAAGACACTGTGCCCTGTGGTGTAATACCAATCAAGAATTTAACTGTGTTATGGTGCTTGTAGGAAGACCATGTTTCTGCTCTGGCTATAAGGTTAGACGGACGTTCTATAAAAACCTCAAAACAGTCAATAATAACAGCACATTTTTTCCCAAAATGTTTCctgaattgcattggcataGTTTTTTGTAAATGCTCTCTTTCTGGCCATATGATAAGTGGTTTCATACGAATAAACATGACATCAATGAAATCAGTGACTATCCTAGAAGCAGTGGCTATTGATATGTTAGATGCATATGACAGGAAGGTCGTGGAAACATTAAGCCTAAGGCGCATCAGTGTCAGCATCAACTGCTTAAACTTATCAAGTGACTTCTTCACAGGGAGGTGGGGACTAAGGAATGTGAAGAGTACCAACAGTATTTGGTATGTAGGTAGGCCAGtgaaaaataaaaccttttcatcattatCAACAAATGCACTTTGGTCATAGGTAGTGGACAAATGTGCAACATCAGAGCACAACTGGATGTTTTCAGTTCTAAGATTTTGAAGTTCGCTGGTCATAGCCTCAATTAAATCACCAGTCAATTCACTTTGAGTCTCTGTGCTGCACAAATTGCTGCTGATATAACCACTTGTAGTAGGGTCATCAGTCTCAGAATCATCAGTCTCTGCAGCAactccagcaccagcagcagcatcagcagcagcttctctcagtctctgctgGGTTCTATTCCCACGACGGCTGTAGCGTGATGATGTCCCAGCTTTTTCAGGAGACCTTTGCTGACCTGTCATTCCGACAGATGGCACCCAATCTGGGTCATCCTTTTGATAAAGGTCAGACCTTTTACCTGGAATACAATGAGAAATACAGCACATTGTAGCTCTACATTTTAAGAACTGTGTTGCTACCGTAGCAGGCTATTAAATATGATCCTAATCAGATATTAAGTCAATAATGCAACATAAAAACATGTCACTTACCTGACAAGAAATGGGCCAAACAAATTCGGACGTTGTCCAGATTTTTGCCACGTAGATCCTGGTTCAGCTTCGCTAACCACAAGCGCCTCCTTTCCTCTGACAACTTTTGGCATTGTTCCCCTTGATTAGTTATAACTTTTGGCAGTCTGTAATACTCCAAATGTTTTTCGCGGTCTGACCGATTGGTACAGCCAAAAACACGGCAATAATTTACCATTTTCCACGAAGATATTCGGGATCTACTGCGGCGTGCGCTTTATTTACCTTGGCGTGCGGTTTATTTACCTTGCCGAGTACCTCCAACATGGCGACTGCCGGATTGATGACGCGCTGATGACGCGCCGTGAAAACCCTCTATAGCCCATATTTAcgtcctacccccccccccccccccccccccctcaaactcaaaaaaattcAGCGCATTTtcaatgtctacaaatattctatactagagagccaatcaatgcaaccttatgcggaatcagataaagtcggctctcttgctgcgcaaaatatatgtttaaaaaatcagcacattaagataaatgtagttgtcacacaagctattttggatttttgtaatatggaattatttcagggggggaaatgtcgcgaagatccatcgttatcgggaaacggggcccaggatgGAGAAGGTGAGCGGGCTTTCGATGGCTGCACGATAAAAATGTGTCAGGCCTGCCTGACTTACCCCAAATTTCCTCAGCTGACGGAGGAAGTATAATCTCTGATGGTCTTTGGAAATAAGATTGATATTCGGATTCCATGATAGGGACTGGTGGATAGTGGTCCCTACAGCTTTACCTTTGACTAATGGAGGGGATTTTGACTTAACTTTAATATGCCCATTGCGCTAAGTCATGCTGCCTGGGGATGTTGATAGTCGTTACTGGCATTTCCTTTTGAGTGAAAGTGTCCGGAAGAGGTGAGAATTTATCGCTGTCCAATGCTGACACTTCAATTCCTGAAACAACATGAGTGGGAACCGATTTTTCTGGATTCATTGTGCGAAGAAGAATTTGTGTTTTCCTTCCTTTGAGATTGAGATGCGTCATGAGCTCCTCAGAGCAGAATGTGTCAGAAGACCCTGGGTCCAAGAGAGCATACACCTCCAAGACTTGCTGCCCGTTGCTGCCTTAACCTTTACTGGGAAGATTGAAAGTGTGCACTCTTGGTCTCCAGCCCCTATATGACCACATGACTCTGCTGATGCACTGCCTATAAAACCAGAGGGTTTTTCTGCTTCTTTAGCTGTGGCATTTTTAAACTAAATATGCAAAGCGCTTGGGTGAGCCTTCTTGTATACTATACAAGTGAGTTGCTTTTGGCATTCTTTGCCATcaatcaaacaatcaaaacataaaaaaagtcaatcaaaacattaaaaaaacgtcAATGTGGCTCCTATAATATGAGATTAACAGTGTGAAAGcagtcaacaacacacacagaataacgtGTACACGGAGTTTATTAGTCAGTTCAACGTTAGATCTGTCTCGTTAGTTATGTTAGCTCTACGGCTAACGGCATCATTCAACATTCAAAATGGCCACAAGCCCCTCCCCACCAATACTTGCATAGTAGTatacacatcaaacacacgTACTGGGATCCAGCCCTAGAGATGTGCAGGTTAGActtaaatataattatttatgcATCATTGTCATTAATCAATAAATTAGCAGTACAGTATATGAGGCCAACGATTTAAATCTACTATAAAACTTGTAGCTCATGTTAAAGGAATGATGGTTCCTTAATATGCATTGCTTTTGAAATCCGTTACCAGTACAACCTATAAATCTACGATTAAAACTTAATGTGTAGCTTGAGATGTATGGCGTAAAATAATGATGGTTCCGTAATATGCATAGCTTTTCAAAAGACACCCATTAACAGTGTTTTTAGTGCTTAGGTACAAGATATAAACATTAAAACTACAACAAataagactcacttgttcagagttcactagactctgcatagccaaccactcccacccctcctacacttattgtacgtttgtacgtcctggcacttaatgtatacacttattgtatgtcgtacttagttatagtacttagcattgtgtggcaccttatcctagctatctttgctgtatacagggaattggttaacctagtgatagttagtgct
The Gadus morhua chromosome 7, gadMor3.0, whole genome shotgun sequence DNA segment above includes these coding regions:
- the LOC115547799 gene encoding uncharacterized protein LOC115547799 — protein: MNCHHYSVLLARLDHFTCVDNLPLVLTELRKDEAVHMDYSELLSTCKDVEISVSEEQAKAVEAATRDQASSKLWFRFRAGRITASKMKTACCTDPKQPAQSLIKSVCYPESYRFTSKATTWGCNHEKFARDMFIDVHKESHENVKVHDTGFFINPSVPFLGASPDGLVSCDCCGVSVIEVKCPFCVKSDMLDSVSYLEKDSEGKLTLNRNHQYFYQVQTQLGVCKLESAYLVVWTEKDLHVECILFDEEFWDTICQKSKNIFDTAIMPELVGKFYTRLSSTMANVSSQPGVSTSAESHGSDCAASASGQEETWCFCGQVEFGKMILCDNAKCHIKWFHYSCINVKVAPKGKWYCPKCQKLPKFEPKKGKKPLK